The Acidobacteriota bacterium genomic interval ATGCGGCTCATTGTGAGGACGACTAATTGAGCTTCATCAATTTCGCTGCCCGCGAGATTAATTGCAAAATCGTATATTACGGAGCGGGTTTAGGCGGGAAGACTACCAATCTTCAGCACATCTTCGAGAGGACCAACGAGAAGCAAAAGGGCAAGATGATCTCGCTGGCCACCGAAACCGACCGAACGCTCTTCTTCGACTTCCTTCCACTCGATTTGGGAACGGTCCGTGGTTTCAAGACGCGTTTTCACCTCTACACCGTGCCTGGACAGGTCTTCTACGACGCCAGCCGTAAGCTCATCCTACGAGGAGTTGATGGAGTAGTCTTCGTCGCGGATTCA includes:
- a CDS encoding gliding-motility protein MglA, producing the protein MSFINFAAREINCKIVYYGAGLGGKTTNLQHIFERTNEKQKGKMISLATETDRTLFFDFLPLDLGTVRGFKTRFHLYTVPGQVFYDASRKLILRGVDGVVFVADSQPERMDANIEALDNLQDNLKEHGYDFAKIPYVLQLNKRDLPNVMPVEELKKDLLKRNEPVFEAIAFQGSGVFETLREVARQVLVELKKG